The following nucleotide sequence is from Longimicrobium sp..
ACTACTGGGACGCCGACGTGCTGCGCGTGATGGTGGAGCGCCCGGTGGGCAAGCCGCTGATCGCGGGCGAGTCGTGGCTGGGCCCGCGCTTCGGCGTGCAGGCGTCGCGCGACCGGCGGCTGGAGGCCCGGGACCCGTGGTCGCTGCTGGGGGACGGCCTGGACCGGCCCAACATGGAGACGCTGGAGGGCACCCTCGTTTCCGCCATCGCCGGCACCGAGTACCACTGGCGCGGCATCAGCTCCACCTTCGACGGCCAGGTGAACCTGGAGCACGCGCTGCAGGGCGCGGGCGACGCCACGTTCACGCAGGCGCTGGTGGAAGGCACGTATTGGGCGATGGCGCTGCGCACGCACACCATGCGCGTGTACTTCCGCGGGATGATGCCCCTGGGCGGTGGGGCGCCGCCGCAGCGATTCGGCATCCTGGGCGGCAGCGGCACGCTGCCGACGGAAGAGATCGCGGCGTTCCGCGGCGACCACCTGGCCTTCATCGAGTCCAGCTACCTGATCCCGTATCCCCGCATCGTGCTGCCGTACGTCGGCTCGCCGAGCCTGGAGATCGGGCACGCCGTGGGCGCGGCGTGGGTGGGCGACGCGTCGCCGGACTGGGTGCAGAACGCCGGCGTGGGCATCGTCTTCCCCTTCGTCTACGCCCGCGTGCTGGTGAACCCGGCCGACTTCGAGCCCAACCTCAGCTTCGGCATTTCCCTCCCGCAGTTCTGAAGCGTGAGCCACGAGGACGCGCTGGTCCGCAGCTGGAGCCGCAACGCCGAGGCGTGGACCCGCACCGTGCGCGAGGGAGGGATCGAGAGCCGGCGGCTGGTGACGGATGCCGCCATCGTCCGCGCGGTGCTGGAGGGCCGGCCGGAGCGGGTGCTGGACGTGGGCTGCGGCGAGGGATGGCTGGCCCGGGCGCTGGCGGAGCAGGGGATCGGCGTCGTGGGAATCGACGTCTCCCCGGAGCTGGTGGACGCGGCGCAGCGGGCGGGCGGGGGAGAGTTCCACGCCGTGTCGTACGACGCGCTGGCGGCGGATCCGTCGCTCGCCGGCGGGGAGTACGACGCCGTCGTCTGCAACTTCTCGCTGCTGGACGAGCACCCCGTTCCCCTGCTCGCGGCCCTGCGGCGCGTCCTGCGTGCCGGCGGCGCGCTGCTCATCCAGACGGTGCATCCCTGGACGGCCGCGGGCGAGGGGCCGTACGAGGACGGCTGGCGCACGGAAACGTTCGCGGGCTTCGGCGAGGGGTTCGCGGCGCCCATGCCCTGGTACTATCGCACGCTGGCCTCGTGGATGGACGTCGTCTCGGCCGCCGGCTACGTCCTCGCGGACCTGCGCGAGCCCCTGCACCCCACCCCCGGCCGCCCCGCCTCGCTGATCCTGACCTGCGTGATGCAGATGACCCTGTTGCCGGGGAAATATCCCGTTTAGCTTGCACCCGTACACCTGCCCGCCCCACCCACCGCGCGAGACGACCTTCCCATGAGCGAAATCCAGATTTCCGACAACTACAACGACCTGTCCACCGACAGCGGCTTCCAGTTCGAGTTCCACTGCGAGCACTGCGGCGAAGCCTGGCGCTCGGAGTTC
It contains:
- a CDS encoding class I SAM-dependent methyltransferase, with translation MSHEDALVRSWSRNAEAWTRTVREGGIESRRLVTDAAIVRAVLEGRPERVLDVGCGEGWLARALAEQGIGVVGIDVSPELVDAAQRAGGGEFHAVSYDALAADPSLAGGEYDAVVCNFSLLDEHPVPLLAALRRVLRAGGALLIQTVHPWTAAGEGPYEDGWRTETFAGFGEGFAAPMPWYYRTLASWMDVVSAAGYVLADLREPLHPTPGRPASLILTCVMQMTLLPGKYPV